The following are from one region of the Bradyrhizobium septentrionale genome:
- the mutM gene encoding bifunctional DNA-formamidopyrimidine glycosylase/DNA-(apurinic or apyrimidinic site) lyase: MPELPEVETVRRGLQPAMEGSRILKAEARRKDLRFPFQKDFIARLEGQTVTGLGRRAKYLMADLTSGDVLLMHLGMSGSFRVLKEEGTATPGQFHHPRSEDRAHDHVVFHMSSGAAVIFNDPRRFGYMKIIARNAIEDEPLLKGLGPEPLGNEFDAAMLAHSCHNKKTSLKAALLDQRVVAGLGNIYVCEALFRSHLSPRRLAATLATKKAEPTDHAKRLVGAIHSVLNQAIKAGGSSISDHRLTNGDLGYFQHSFQVYDREGETCRTSGCAGIVRRFTQNGRSTFWCPKCQK, translated from the coding sequence ATGCCGGAATTACCCGAAGTCGAGACCGTCCGCCGCGGCCTGCAGCCGGCCATGGAGGGGTCCCGGATCCTCAAAGCCGAGGCCCGCCGCAAGGATTTGCGGTTTCCGTTTCAAAAAGACTTTATCGCCCGGCTCGAAGGCCAGACCGTCACCGGGCTCGGCCGCCGTGCCAAATATTTGATGGCGGACCTCACGTCAGGCGACGTGCTGCTGATGCATCTGGGCATGTCGGGCTCGTTCCGCGTCTTGAAGGAAGAGGGCACGGCGACGCCAGGGCAATTCCACCATCCGCGCAGCGAGGATCGCGCGCACGATCATGTCGTGTTCCATATGTCGTCGGGCGCGGCTGTCATCTTCAACGATCCGCGTCGCTTCGGCTATATGAAGATCATCGCCCGCAACGCGATCGAGGATGAGCCGCTGCTGAAGGGGCTCGGGCCCGAGCCGCTCGGCAATGAATTCGACGCGGCGATGCTGGCGCACTCCTGCCACAACAAGAAGACCAGCCTGAAGGCGGCGCTGCTCGATCAGCGCGTGGTGGCGGGACTCGGCAACATCTATGTCTGCGAGGCGCTGTTTCGCTCGCATCTCTCGCCGCGGCGATTGGCCGCGACGCTCGCAACCAAGAAGGCCGAGCCGACCGATCACGCCAAACGGTTGGTCGGCGCCATCCATTCGGTGCTCAACCAGGCGATCAAGGCCGGCGGCTCCTCGATCAGCGACCATCGCTTGACCAACGGCGATCTCGGCTATTTCCAGCATTCCTTCCAGGTCTACGACCGCGAAGGCGAGACATGCCGCACCTCGGGCTGCGCGGGCATCGTCAGGCGATTCACCCAGAACGGCCGTTCGACGTTCTGGTGCCCGAAGTGTCAAAAATAA
- the ubiB gene encoding 2-polyprenylphenol 6-hydroxylase, whose protein sequence is MISALTHIARLARAGFVFAREGVFGVVDPSLVPPPGQLALKLARLIERSGAKSGPRLSRALTRLGPAYLKLGQFLATRPDVVGVAMARDLESLQDRLPPFAQEEAEAVLAQSLERPVSQAFVQLGPAVAAASIAQVHRAEVERDGVRHQVAVKVLRPNVAARFRRDLSDFFFVAHKAEAHSAEARRLRLIEVINTMSRSVAMEMDLRLEAAALSEMAENTRDDPDFRVPSVDWDRTAHSVLTMEWIDGIALNDHARLKQAEVDLPDLGRKVIQSFLRHALRDGFFHADMHPGNLFLDEAGRLVAVDFGIMGRLGLKERRFLAEILLGFITRDYRRVAEVHFEAGYVPSHHSVENFAQAIRAIGEPIHNRTAEEISMAKLLTLLLEVTGLFDMQTRPELILLQKTMVVVEGVARGFDPKLDIWKVADPVVREWITHNLGPAGRIQGAISGAGELGRIVANLPTIANRAMTVLEQLETMTREGHMLSSDTIDEMARAEARKARLQTVSLWVIAVALIGIFFAIRGH, encoded by the coding sequence GTGATCTCTGCACTGACCCACATTGCGCGCCTCGCCCGCGCCGGTTTCGTGTTTGCGCGCGAAGGCGTGTTCGGCGTCGTCGATCCGTCACTGGTGCCGCCGCCCGGACAGCTCGCGCTGAAGCTGGCGCGGCTGATCGAACGTTCCGGCGCCAAATCCGGCCCGCGGCTGTCGCGCGCGCTGACGCGGCTCGGACCGGCCTATCTGAAGCTCGGGCAATTCCTCGCCACCCGGCCCGACGTGGTCGGCGTCGCGATGGCGCGCGATCTCGAAAGCCTGCAGGACCGGCTACCGCCCTTCGCGCAGGAAGAGGCCGAAGCGGTGCTTGCCCAATCGCTGGAACGGCCGGTGTCGCAGGCCTTTGTCCAGCTCGGTCCGGCGGTTGCCGCCGCCTCGATCGCACAGGTGCATCGCGCCGAGGTCGAGCGCGACGGTGTGCGCCACCAGGTGGCGGTCAAGGTGCTCCGGCCCAACGTCGCCGCGCGCTTCCGCCGCGACCTCAGCGACTTCTTCTTTGTCGCGCACAAGGCCGAGGCGCATTCCGCCGAGGCGCGGCGCTTGCGGCTGATCGAGGTCATCAACACGATGTCGCGCTCGGTCGCGATGGAGATGGACCTGCGGCTCGAGGCGGCCGCGTTGTCCGAGATGGCCGAGAACACGCGCGACGATCCGGATTTCCGCGTGCCCTCGGTAGATTGGGATCGCACCGCGCACAGCGTGCTGACGATGGAGTGGATCGACGGCATCGCGCTGAACGATCACGCCCGGCTGAAGCAGGCCGAGGTCGATCTGCCCGATCTCGGCCGCAAGGTGATTCAGAGCTTTCTGCGTCACGCGCTGCGCGACGGCTTCTTCCATGCCGACATGCATCCGGGCAATCTGTTCCTCGACGAGGCCGGCCGGCTGGTCGCGGTCGATTTCGGCATCATGGGGCGACTCGGGCTGAAGGAGCGGCGCTTCCTTGCCGAAATCCTGCTCGGCTTCATCACCCGCGACTATCGCCGCGTCGCCGAGGTGCATTTCGAGGCCGGCTATGTGCCGAGCCACCATTCGGTGGAGAATTTCGCGCAAGCCATCCGCGCCATCGGCGAGCCGATCCACAATCGCACCGCCGAGGAAATCTCGATGGCGAAGCTGCTGACGCTTCTGCTCGAGGTCACCGGCCTGTTCGACATGCAGACGCGGCCCGAGCTGATCCTGCTGCAGAAGACCATGGTGGTGGTCGAGGGCGTGGCGCGCGGGTTCGACCCGAAGCTCGACATCTGGAAGGTCGCCGATCCCGTGGTGCGCGAATGGATCACGCACAATCTCGGCCCGGCCGGACGCATCCAGGGTGCGATATCCGGCGCGGGCGAGCTCGGCCGCATCGTCGCCAACCTGCCGACCATCGCCAACCGCGCCATGACCGTGCTCGAGCAGCTGGAGACCATGACGCGGGAGGGCCACATGCTGTCGTCGGATACGATCGACGAAATGGCCCGCGCCGAGGCCCGCAAGGCGCGGCTGCAGACCGTCAGCCTTTGGGTCATTGCCGTCGCCCTGATCGGAATCTTCTTCGCCATCCGCGGGCATTGA
- the tsaE gene encoding tRNA (adenosine(37)-N6)-threonylcarbamoyltransferase complex ATPase subunit type 1 TsaE yields the protein MTATSTFSVALANETATADLMADLALLIGAGDVVTLSGDLGAGKTAAARALIRYLATDDTLEVPSPTFTLAQSYELPSFPLVHADLYRINDPSELEEIGLAPLPDDIVALIEWPERAPGAMPADRIDIAFTHRPALGSAARAAEITGHGKGAAKVARLNELRQFLDRAGFLNARRERMPGDASTRSYARLRTDDGTVILMNSPRRPDGPAIYNGRPYSAAVHLAEDVRPFVAIGNGLRKHGFSAPAIRHTDLETGFLITEDLGAEGVIEGDPPQPITERYEAAVDMLAALHREVLPDTLPLTSDESYDIPVFDIDAWLIEIGLMLEWYLPDRGVQPSEELRADFLGMWRGLLEKPAAAPQTWVIRDFHSPNIIWLAERTGILRVGIIDFQDALLGPAAYDVVSLLQDARIDVPEQLELSLLTRYIKARRATDENFDPAAFAELYAIMSAQRNTRLLGTFARLNRRDGKPQYLKHQPRIWTYLERSLAHPALTSFRIWYTANVPPPVP from the coding sequence ATGACGGCGACCTCGACATTCTCCGTGGCGCTCGCGAACGAAACCGCGACAGCGGACCTGATGGCCGATCTCGCGCTCCTGATCGGTGCCGGCGACGTCGTCACGCTGTCGGGCGACCTCGGCGCCGGCAAGACCGCGGCCGCCCGCGCGCTGATCCGCTACCTCGCCACCGACGACACGCTGGAAGTGCCGAGCCCGACCTTCACGCTGGCACAGAGCTACGAGCTGCCGTCGTTTCCGCTGGTGCATGCCGACCTCTACCGCATCAACGACCCAAGCGAACTCGAGGAGATCGGGCTGGCGCCGCTGCCCGACGACATCGTAGCGCTGATCGAGTGGCCGGAACGCGCGCCCGGCGCGATGCCCGCGGATCGCATCGACATTGCATTCACGCACCGCCCGGCGCTCGGATCGGCGGCACGCGCGGCCGAGATCACCGGCCATGGCAAGGGCGCGGCAAAGGTCGCGCGGCTCAACGAGCTGCGCCAGTTCCTCGATCGCGCGGGCTTCCTCAATGCCCGGCGCGAACGCATGCCGGGCGATGCCTCGACGCGCTCCTATGCGCGGCTGCGCACCGACGACGGCACCGTAATCCTGATGAACTCGCCGCGCCGCCCCGACGGCCCGGCGATCTACAACGGCCGGCCGTACAGCGCGGCGGTGCATCTCGCCGAAGACGTCCGGCCGTTCGTCGCGATCGGAAACGGCCTGCGCAAGCATGGCTTCTCCGCGCCCGCGATCCGGCATACCGACCTCGAAACCGGCTTCCTCATCACCGAGGATCTCGGCGCCGAAGGCGTGATCGAGGGCGACCCGCCACAGCCGATCACCGAGCGCTACGAGGCCGCCGTCGACATGCTGGCGGCGCTGCATCGCGAGGTGCTGCCCGACACGCTGCCGCTGACATCGGACGAAAGCTACGACATCCCGGTGTTCGATATCGACGCCTGGCTCATCGAGATCGGGCTGATGCTGGAATGGTACCTGCCCGACCGCGGCGTGCAGCCAAGCGAGGAGCTCCGCGCCGATTTTCTCGGGATGTGGCGGGGACTGCTGGAGAAGCCCGCCGCGGCACCGCAGACCTGGGTGATCCGCGACTTCCATTCGCCGAACATCATCTGGCTTGCCGAGCGCACCGGCATCCTGCGCGTCGGAATCATCGACTTCCAGGACGCGCTGCTTGGCCCGGCGGCCTATGACGTGGTGTCGCTGCTGCAGGATGCGCGAATCGACGTGCCCGAACAGCTCGAACTGTCGCTGCTGACCCGCTACATCAAGGCGCGGCGCGCGACCGACGAAAACTTCGATCCGGCCGCCTTTGCCGAGCTCTATGCGATCATGTCCGCGCAGCGGAACACCCGCCTGCTCGGCACCTTTGCGCGGCTCAACCGCCGCGACGGCAAGCCGCAATATCTCAAGCACCAGCCGCGGATCTGGACCTATCTCGAAAGGTCGCTGGCCCACCCCGCGCTGACCAGCTTCCGCATCTGGTACACGGCCAACGTCCCTCCCCCAGTACCGTAG
- a CDS encoding sensor histidine kinase, whose product MSGVVAAMRRTLLSCTSLARDGLLGLAITALLPARTSFAAESLVAQAMSDHFGFNHQEVAVLATSFALVGFSAVAAILLMRTRLRATRNEEQLQSEISDLQAQSDRLRALLFVEPQVLISWAAGDNRPQISGDTSLVMSQEGSPQRVLAFGTWLPPEPALQMDHAVDALREKGEAFLLNLSTSAGRAIEAMGRAIGGQAIVRIRELGGLRRDLAESNLRYKTLQEETELLRDFAAAAPWPIWAKSLEGNLRYANAAYVRATEGKSVSDALQRNLELLESDQRTELTRALNDNANYTARLPIVVSGERRIYDVQALKLSGGSAGIAIDASEAAALRAAIARMVEAHRRTLDQLSSGVAVFDADRRLTFYNESYRRLWGLDQAFLDSNPDDSSVLDRLRANRKLPEQPDFRAWKAKLHEAYRAVESETYTWFLPDGRAISVVTTPNLEGGVTYLFDNVTESLDLARRYDRLTRVQRETLDNLGEAVAVFGSNGRAELFNPPFAKMWKLPADALQGEPHIEAVEALCRPLFDDALTWRTLREQITAIENRAQVALKLERKDGSVLNCMTIPLPDGKTLLAFQDITDTENVERALRERNEALETADQMKVDFVHHVSYELRAPLTTIIGFAHFLSDPSTGPLTPKQAEYLDYVTKSTNALLALTNNILDLATIDAGAMKLELGPVNIGQTIEAAAEGIQDRLATDRITLKVDIAPDIGAFVGDERRVVQVLYNLLANAVGFSPHDATVTISAHRTEHSVVFAVTDAGPGIPAEMRDKVFNWFESHSHGSRHRGAGLGLSLVRSFVELHGGRVRVDSTVGRGTTVTCDFPIDQTAHRNAAE is encoded by the coding sequence ATGTCGGGCGTAGTCGCGGCAATGCGTCGAACCCTGCTGTCATGCACCTCACTGGCGCGCGACGGCCTGCTTGGGCTCGCCATCACCGCACTGCTGCCGGCCCGCACGTCGTTTGCCGCCGAGAGCCTGGTGGCCCAGGCGATGTCGGATCATTTCGGCTTCAATCATCAGGAGGTCGCGGTCCTCGCGACGTCGTTTGCGCTGGTCGGCTTTTCCGCCGTCGCCGCGATCCTTTTGATGCGCACCCGCCTGCGCGCGACGAGGAACGAGGAGCAGCTGCAGTCCGAGATTTCGGACCTGCAGGCGCAGTCGGACCGGCTGCGCGCGCTGCTGTTCGTCGAGCCGCAGGTCCTGATCTCGTGGGCCGCGGGCGACAACCGGCCGCAGATCTCAGGCGATACCTCGCTGGTGATGTCGCAGGAAGGCTCGCCGCAGCGCGTCCTCGCCTTCGGAACCTGGCTGCCGCCCGAGCCGGCGCTGCAGATGGATCACGCGGTCGACGCGCTGCGCGAAAAGGGCGAGGCGTTCCTGCTCAACCTCTCGACATCGGCCGGCCGCGCCATCGAGGCGATGGGTCGCGCGATCGGCGGCCAGGCCATTGTGCGGATCCGCGAGCTCGGCGGCCTGCGCCGCGATCTCGCCGAATCCAACCTGCGCTACAAGACGCTGCAGGAGGAGACCGAGCTGCTGCGCGATTTCGCCGCCGCCGCGCCGTGGCCGATCTGGGCCAAGAGCCTCGAGGGCAATCTGCGCTATGCCAACGCAGCCTATGTCCGTGCCACCGAGGGCAAGAGCGTGTCCGATGCGCTGCAACGCAATCTCGAGCTGCTCGAAAGCGACCAGCGCACCGAATTGACCCGCGCGCTGAACGACAATGCCAATTATACCGCACGGCTGCCGATCGTGGTCAGCGGCGAGCGGCGGATCTACGACGTGCAGGCGCTGAAACTCTCCGGCGGCAGCGCCGGGATCGCGATCGACGCCAGCGAGGCCGCGGCGCTGCGCGCGGCGATCGCGCGGATGGTCGAAGCACACCGGCGTACCCTCGACCAATTGTCCTCGGGCGTCGCGGTGTTCGATGCCGACCGGCGGCTCACCTTCTACAACGAGTCCTACCGCCGGCTGTGGGGCCTCGACCAGGCCTTCCTCGACAGCAATCCCGACGATTCCAGTGTGCTGGACCGGCTGCGCGCCAACCGCAAGCTGCCGGAGCAACCGGATTTCCGTGCCTGGAAGGCCAAGCTGCACGAGGCCTATCGCGCGGTCGAATCCGAGACCTACACCTGGTTCCTGCCTGACGGCCGCGCCATCAGCGTCGTCACCACGCCGAACCTCGAGGGCGGCGTCACCTATCTGTTCGACAACGTCACCGAGAGCCTCGACCTCGCGCGCCGCTATGACCGCCTGACGCGGGTGCAGCGCGAAACCCTCGACAATCTCGGCGAAGCGGTCGCGGTGTTCGGCAGCAACGGCCGCGCCGAGCTGTTCAACCCGCCGTTCGCCAAGATGTGGAAGCTGCCGGCCGATGCGCTGCAGGGCGAGCCGCATATCGAGGCGGTGGAAGCATTGTGCAGGCCGCTGTTCGACGATGCCCTGACCTGGCGGACGCTGCGCGAGCAGATCACCGCGATCGAGAACCGCGCCCAGGTCGCGCTGAAGCTGGAGCGCAAGGACGGCAGCGTGCTGAATTGCATGACCATCCCGCTGCCCGACGGCAAGACCTTGCTCGCCTTCCAGGACATCACCGACACCGAGAATGTCGAGCGGGCGCTGCGCGAGCGCAACGAGGCGCTGGAAACCGCCGACCAGATGAAGGTGGATTTCGTCCACCACGTCTCCTACGAGCTGCGCGCGCCGCTCACCACCATCATCGGCTTCGCGCATTTCCTCAGCGATCCCTCGACCGGGCCGCTGACGCCGAAGCAGGCCGAATATCTCGACTACGTCACCAAATCGACCAACGCGCTGCTGGCGCTGACCAACAACATCCTCGATCTCGCCACCATCGACGCCGGCGCGATGAAGCTAGAGCTCGGTCCGGTCAATATCGGCCAAACGATCGAGGCCGCCGCCGAAGGCATCCAGGATCGGCTGGCGACCGACCGCATCACGCTGAAGGTCGATATCGCGCCCGACATCGGCGCCTTCGTCGGCGACGAGCGGCGCGTGGTGCAGGTGCTCTACAATCTGCTCGCCAACGCGGTCGGCTTCTCGCCGCATGACGCCACCGTCACGATCAGCGCGCACCGCACCGAGCACAGCGTGGTGTTTGCGGTGACCGATGCCGGTCCCGGCATTCCCGCCGAGATGCGCGACAAGGTGTTCAACTGGTTCGAGAGCCATTCCCACGGCTCGCGGCATCGCGGCGCCGGGCTCGGCCTGTCGCTGGTGCGCTCCTTCGTCGAACTGCATGGCGGACGGGTGCGGGTCGATTCGACCGTAGGCCGCGGCACGACCGTGACCTGCGACTTCCCGATCGACCAGACCGCCCATCGCAACGCCGCAGAATGA
- the ubiE gene encoding bifunctional demethylmenaquinone methyltransferase/2-methoxy-6-polyprenyl-1,4-benzoquinol methylase UbiE yields MDRPNQTTHFGFRDVPLGEKQTLVNDVFHSVAQRYDLMNDLMSVGLHRAWKDVMITALDPPKGDRPFALLDVAGGTGDIAFRAAKTAGSGFHATVCDINTDMLAVGRERATKQHLDDRVSFVEGNAETLGFGDRAFDAYTIAFGIRNVPQIDLALREAYRVLKPGSRFLCLEFSTVDVPGLDKIYDLFSFKVIPPLGRAVTGDAESYQYLVESIRKFPRPNAFAEMIGAAGFARVKWQSLSGGIVALHSGWRL; encoded by the coding sequence ATGGATCGGCCGAATCAAACCACGCATTTCGGCTTCAGGGACGTGCCCCTGGGCGAGAAGCAGACGCTGGTGAACGACGTGTTTCACAGCGTGGCACAGCGCTACGACCTGATGAACGACCTGATGTCGGTAGGCCTGCACCGGGCCTGGAAGGACGTCATGATCACGGCGCTCGATCCGCCGAAGGGCGACCGGCCGTTCGCGCTGCTCGACGTCGCCGGCGGCACCGGCGACATCGCGTTCCGCGCCGCCAAGACCGCAGGCTCTGGCTTCCATGCCACGGTCTGCGACATCAATACCGACATGCTCGCCGTCGGCCGCGAGCGCGCCACCAAGCAGCATCTCGACGACCGCGTGTCGTTCGTCGAGGGCAATGCGGAGACGCTGGGCTTCGGCGACCGCGCGTTCGACGCCTACACCATCGCATTCGGCATCCGCAACGTGCCGCAGATCGACCTCGCGCTGCGCGAGGCCTATCGGGTGCTCAAGCCCGGCAGCCGCTTCCTGTGCCTGGAATTCTCCACCGTCGACGTGCCCGGCCTCGACAAGATCTACGATCTGTTCTCCTTCAAGGTGATCCCGCCGCTCGGCCGCGCCGTCACCGGTGACGCCGAGTCCTATCAATATCTCGTCGAGTCGATCCGCAAATTCCCGCGGCCGAACGCGTTCGCCGAAATGATCGGCGCCGCCGGCTTTGCCCGCGTGAAGTGGCAGAGCCTCTCCGGCGGCATCGTGGCGCTGCATTCGGGCTGGCGTTTGTGA
- the coaBC gene encoding bifunctional phosphopantothenoylcysteine decarboxylase/phosphopantothenate--cysteine ligase CoaBC, which produces MASLTIRKLDDALKAYLRLRSAKNGRSVEEEIRVILRELAEGGTEPVQTPGAGSTTVTAPVPRAASAAGEPRVTLIIGGGIAAYKALDLIRRLKDRHIQVRCVLTKAAQQFVTPLAASALSHERVYTDLFDAESEFDAGHIRLARDCDLIVVAPATADLMAKMAQGHADDLATATLLAANRPILLAPAMNPLMWNNPATRRNVLQLRRDGVHTVGPNAGEMAEAGEAGVGRMAEPTEIAAAADRMLRPPQPRPLAGKRVLITAGPTHEAIDPVRYIANRSSGKQGFAIAAAARAAGAEVVLVTGPVDLGDPQGISVMRVESARDMLHRVEAALPVDVAIFAAAVADWRVANEGSQKLKKTSAGMPPLQLVENPDILATISKLKEKRPPLVIGFAAETEHLIENAKAKFARKGCDWIVANDVSPATGVMGGDRNTVHLLSREGKDVTVDSWPVMTKEEVATALVSRIARAVGTAS; this is translated from the coding sequence ATGGCCAGCCTGACCATCCGCAAACTCGACGACGCGCTGAAGGCCTATCTGCGGCTGCGCTCTGCCAAAAACGGCCGCTCGGTCGAGGAGGAAATCCGGGTCATCCTCCGCGAGCTCGCGGAAGGCGGCACGGAGCCCGTACAGACGCCCGGCGCGGGTTCCACGACAGTCACAGCCCCTGTTCCACGCGCCGCCAGCGCAGCCGGCGAGCCCCGTGTCACCCTGATCATCGGCGGCGGGATTGCGGCCTACAAGGCGCTGGATCTGATCCGGCGGCTCAAGGATCGGCACATCCAGGTCCGCTGCGTGCTGACCAAGGCGGCCCAGCAATTCGTCACCCCGCTCGCCGCCAGCGCGCTGTCGCATGAGCGCGTCTACACCGACCTGTTCGACGCCGAGAGCGAGTTCGACGCCGGCCATATCCGCCTGGCGCGGGATTGCGATCTGATCGTGGTGGCGCCGGCGACCGCAGATCTGATGGCCAAGATGGCCCAAGGCCATGCCGACGATCTCGCCACCGCCACGCTTCTCGCGGCCAACCGGCCGATCCTGCTGGCGCCGGCGATGAATCCGCTGATGTGGAACAACCCGGCCACCCGCCGCAATGTGCTTCAGCTCCGCCGCGACGGCGTCCATACCGTCGGCCCCAATGCCGGCGAGATGGCGGAGGCGGGCGAGGCCGGCGTCGGGCGGATGGCCGAGCCGACCGAGATCGCCGCCGCCGCCGACCGCATGCTGCGGCCGCCGCAGCCGCGCCCGCTCGCCGGCAAGCGTGTGCTGATCACGGCCGGCCCGACCCATGAGGCGATCGATCCGGTCCGCTACATCGCCAACCGTTCGTCCGGCAAGCAGGGCTTTGCCATCGCCGCCGCCGCCCGCGCCGCCGGCGCCGAGGTCGTGCTGGTGACCGGCCCGGTCGATCTCGGCGATCCGCAAGGCATCTCTGTCATGCGGGTGGAGTCCGCGCGCGACATGCTGCACCGGGTCGAGGCGGCGTTGCCGGTCGACGTCGCGATCTTCGCCGCCGCGGTCGCCGACTGGCGGGTCGCCAACGAAGGCAGCCAGAAACTGAAAAAGACCTCGGCCGGCATGCCGCCGCTGCAGCTGGTCGAGAACCCCGACATCCTCGCGACGATTTCGAAGCTGAAGGAAAAGCGGCCGCCGCTGGTGATCGGCTTTGCCGCCGAGACCGAGCATCTGATCGAGAACGCCAAGGCGAAGTTCGCGCGCAAGGGCTGCGACTGGATCGTCGCCAACGACGTCTCGCCGGCGACCGGCGTGATGGGCGGCGACCGCAATACCGTTCATTTGCTCTCGCGCGAGGGCAAGGACGTCACCGTCGACTCCTGGCCTGTCATGACCAAGGAGGAAGTCGCGACCGCGCTGGTGTCGCGCATCGCAAGAGCCGTAGGAACCGCATCGTGA
- the dut gene encoding dUTP diphosphatase yields the protein MSATIKIEVHQLPHGADLLLPIYQTSEAAGLDLLAAVPRSAPLILLPGRYEMVPTGLTIALPPGYEAQVRPRSGLAAKYGITVLNSPGTIDADYRGEINVLLINHGHEPFSIRRGERIAQMVIAPVTRAELVPVDVLSSTERGSGGFGSTGR from the coding sequence GTGAGCGCCACCATCAAGATTGAAGTCCACCAATTGCCGCATGGCGCAGATCTTCTGCTGCCGATCTATCAGACCAGCGAGGCCGCCGGGCTCGACCTGCTGGCCGCGGTGCCGCGGTCGGCGCCGCTGATTCTGCTGCCGGGACGCTACGAGATGGTTCCGACCGGGCTGACGATCGCGCTGCCGCCGGGCTACGAGGCGCAGGTGCGGCCGCGCTCCGGCCTGGCCGCCAAATACGGTATCACCGTGCTGAACTCGCCCGGCACGATCGACGCCGACTATCGCGGCGAGATCAACGTGCTCCTGATCAATCACGGCCACGAGCCGTTTTCGATCCGGCGCGGCGAGCGCATCGCGCAAATGGTAATCGCGCCGGTCACCCGGGCCGAACTGGTTCCGGTTGACGTGCTGTCGTCAACCGAACGCGGCAGCGGCGGCTTCGGCTCGACCGGACGCTAG